Proteins found in one Nocardia brasiliensis ATCC 700358 genomic segment:
- a CDS encoding serine/threonine-protein kinase PknG: MTVYSNRTPKPVAPAANPAAEPPHTELARAESRPAKSAAAAETVVGVERPNSEPGSAATMRTSGRSFRTARSRPTVRRLGGGLVPIQSVTPADPRAAVLTDPVVSEGRRFCWRCGSPVGRASATRPAVTAGTCETCSAPYDFRPSLHEGDMVSGQYEVQGCIAHGGLGWIYLAIDRNVSDRWVVLKGLLHAGDAEAQAVAVAERQFLAEVAHPSIVKIHNFVEHTDDDGAPIGYIVMEYVGGRSLRDILNSYARPHRMPVAEAIAYLLEILPALDYLHNIGLTYNDLKPDNIMVTEDQVKLIDLGAVATIESYGNLYGTRGFQAPEIAKTGPTVASDIYTVGRTLAVLTLEMPMEQGRYLDGIPDPADHPLLERYEFFHRLLLCATDPDPERRFPSARAMSAQLSGVLREILALDTDTEHPQLSTVFGPQRGSFGTEEVISQTDAYADGQGRSKQLEAREVVAALPTPLLDSADPSAPLLASTVHPEPEQSLEALRTARARAESDPGNVPETLDLELTLAEARVRLDLGESAAVLPLLARLPENDWRVDWYRGLAQLLDLAYEPAFASFDEVLRVLPGEIGPKLALAATAELILQQWDSPDPEQWRRYAEKFYDTVWRTDRAVVSAAFGLARQLAAADRVTEAVHALDEVPAASRHFTTARMTAVLLLLTAAPVAELDEATLHISASRVSSLPAGEGRAVQMRVLVLGAALAWLQAGNTPKRADATLFGAPFTERDLRMGTEAGLRALARSAPGRNHRYALVDLANSIRAKTWV; the protein is encoded by the coding sequence TCAGAGCCGGGTTCGGCCGCGACCATGCGCACCTCCGGCCGCAGCTTCCGGACCGCGCGCTCGCGGCCGACGGTGCGCAGGCTCGGCGGCGGGCTGGTGCCCATCCAATCGGTCACCCCCGCTGACCCGCGGGCCGCGGTGCTCACCGACCCGGTGGTGTCGGAGGGCAGGCGGTTCTGCTGGCGCTGTGGCAGCCCCGTCGGCCGGGCCAGTGCGACCCGCCCCGCGGTCACCGCCGGAACCTGCGAAACCTGTTCCGCTCCTTATGATTTCCGGCCGTCGCTGCACGAGGGCGACATGGTGTCCGGCCAGTACGAGGTGCAGGGCTGTATCGCGCACGGCGGGCTCGGCTGGATCTACCTGGCGATCGACCGCAACGTCAGCGATCGCTGGGTGGTGCTCAAGGGCCTGCTGCACGCCGGCGACGCGGAAGCGCAGGCCGTGGCCGTCGCCGAACGCCAATTCCTCGCCGAGGTGGCCCATCCCAGCATCGTGAAGATCCACAACTTCGTCGAGCACACCGACGACGACGGCGCGCCGATCGGCTACATCGTGATGGAGTACGTCGGCGGGCGCTCCCTGCGCGACATTCTCAACTCCTATGCGCGGCCGCATCGGATGCCGGTCGCCGAGGCGATCGCGTACCTGCTCGAAATCCTGCCCGCGCTGGACTATCTGCACAACATCGGGCTGACCTACAACGACCTCAAACCGGACAACATCATGGTGACCGAGGACCAGGTCAAGCTGATCGACCTCGGTGCCGTCGCCACGATCGAGTCGTACGGAAACCTGTACGGCACCAGGGGATTCCAGGCACCCGAGATCGCCAAGACCGGGCCCACCGTCGCCTCGGACATCTATACCGTCGGGCGCACCCTGGCCGTGCTGACCCTGGAGATGCCGATGGAGCAGGGGCGCTACCTCGACGGCATCCCCGACCCCGCCGACCATCCCCTGCTCGAGCGCTACGAGTTCTTCCACCGCCTGCTGCTCTGCGCCACCGATCCCGATCCCGAGCGCCGCTTCCCGTCCGCCCGCGCGATGTCGGCACAGCTGTCCGGGGTGCTGCGGGAAATTCTGGCGCTGGACACCGATACCGAGCATCCGCAGCTGTCGACGGTGTTCGGCCCGCAGCGCGGCAGTTTCGGCACCGAGGAAGTGATCAGCCAGACCGACGCCTACGCCGACGGCCAGGGTCGCAGCAAACAGCTCGAGGCGCGCGAAGTCGTTGCGGCACTGCCCACTCCGCTGCTCGATTCGGCCGACCCGTCGGCACCGCTGCTCGCCTCGACGGTGCATCCCGAGCCGGAACAGTCGCTCGAAGCGTTGCGCACCGCCCGCGCCCGCGCCGAGTCCGATCCCGGCAATGTCCCGGAGACTTTGGATCTGGAGCTGACGCTGGCCGAGGCCCGGGTGCGGCTGGACCTCGGCGAGTCGGCGGCCGTGCTGCCCCTGCTCGCCCGATTACCCGAGAACGATTGGCGGGTCGACTGGTATCGCGGTCTGGCGCAACTACTCGACCTGGCCTATGAGCCGGCGTTTGCCAGCTTCGACGAGGTGCTGCGGGTGCTGCCCGGCGAGATCGGGCCCAAACTGGCCCTGGCTGCTACCGCGGAATTGATACTGCAGCAGTGGGATTCGCCGGATCCCGAGCAATGGCGACGCTACGCCGAGAAGTTCTACGACACCGTGTGGCGCACCGACCGCGCGGTGGTGAGCGCCGCCTTCGGGCTGGCCAGGCAGCTGGCCGCGGCCGACCGGGTGACCGAGGCCGTGCACGCGCTCGACGAAGTGCCCGCCGCCTCACGGCATTTCACCACCGCACGGATGACCGCGGTGCTGTTGCTGCTCACCGCCGCCCCGGTGGCCGAGCTGGACGAGGCCACCCTGCACATCTCGGCGTCGCGAGTGTCGAGCCTGCCCGCCGGCGAGGGTCGCGCAGTTCAGATGCGCGTGCTCGTGCTCGGTGCGGCACTGGCCTGGCTGCAGGCGGGCAACACGCCGAAACGAGCGGACGCCACGCTCTTCGGCGCTCCGTTCACCGAGCGCGACCTGCGGATGGGCACCGAGGCAGGCCTGCGCGCCCTCGCCCGCAGCGCACCGGGCCGCAACCACCGCTACGCACTCGTCGACCTGGCGAACTCGATCCGCGCCAAAACCTGGGTGTGA
- a CDS encoding acetate kinase encodes MSTPADDLVLVINSGSSSIKYQLLDPESSAVTASGMVERIGEENGGIEHHADGETTEHRGPIADHTAGLRLVFEMFADTGHDLAEAGVRAVGHRVVHGGEVFYRPTLIDDKVVAAISKLSSLAPLHNPANVAGIESARTLLPGVPQVAVFDTAFFHGLPDAAKTYAIDAKVAAAHGIRKYGFHGTSHEYVSGQVAELLGRDSAELNQIVFHLGNGASASAIRGGRPVDTTMGLTPLEGLVMGTRSGDLDPGIVAHLVRSAEMDIDQIDTLLNRDSGIKGLSGVNDFRELQRLIDSGDSAARLAYDVYIHRLRRYLGAYLVDLGGVDAITFTAGVGENSPQVRADALAGLSRFGIEVDTAANTAKDRTARRISPPDAEVAVLVVPTNEELAIARAAHGVAEAEAPR; translated from the coding sequence ATGAGTACACCTGCCGACGACCTGGTGCTGGTGATCAATTCCGGCTCGTCGTCCATCAAATATCAACTCCTGGACCCGGAGTCGAGCGCGGTGACCGCGTCCGGCATGGTCGAGCGGATCGGCGAGGAGAACGGCGGGATCGAGCATCACGCCGACGGCGAGACCACCGAGCACCGCGGTCCGATCGCTGATCACACCGCCGGATTGCGCCTGGTCTTCGAGATGTTCGCCGATACCGGACACGACCTGGCCGAGGCGGGCGTGCGGGCGGTCGGGCACCGGGTGGTGCACGGCGGTGAGGTGTTCTATCGGCCGACATTGATCGATGACAAGGTGGTAGCGGCGATCTCGAAGCTGTCTTCGCTTGCCCCGCTGCACAATCCGGCGAACGTGGCCGGTATCGAGAGCGCGCGCACGCTGCTGCCCGGTGTGCCGCAGGTCGCGGTGTTCGACACCGCGTTCTTCCACGGCCTGCCCGACGCCGCCAAGACCTACGCGATCGACGCGAAAGTCGCTGCCGCGCATGGTATCCGCAAGTACGGGTTCCATGGCACCTCGCACGAGTACGTGTCCGGGCAGGTCGCCGAGCTGCTCGGCCGCGATTCGGCGGAGCTGAACCAGATCGTGTTCCATCTGGGCAACGGCGCATCGGCCTCGGCGATCCGTGGCGGCCGTCCGGTCGACACCACGATGGGTCTGACCCCGCTGGAGGGCCTGGTGATGGGGACCAGGTCCGGTGACCTCGATCCCGGCATCGTCGCGCACCTGGTGCGTTCGGCGGAAATGGATATCGATCAGATCGACACCCTGCTCAACCGGGATTCCGGCATCAAGGGTCTGTCGGGGGTCAACGACTTCCGCGAATTGCAACGCCTCATCGACAGCGGGGACAGCGCCGCGCGCCTCGCCTACGACGTCTACATTCACCGGCTGCGCCGTTACCTCGGCGCCTACCTGGTCGATCTGGGCGGCGTCGACGCGATCACCTTCACCGCGGGCGTCGGCGAGAACAGCCCGCAGGTGCGCGCGGACGCGCTGGCGGGCCTGTCCCGCTTCGGCATCGAGGTCGATACGGCCGCGAATACCGCGAAAGACCGTACGGCGCGGCGTATCTCACCGCCGGATGCCGAGGTGGCGGTACTGGTCGTGCCGACGAACGAAGAGTTGGCGATCGCCCGCGCGGCGCACGGCGTCGCCGAGGCAGAAGCGCCGCGCTAG
- the pta gene encoding phosphate acetyltransferase: protein MADHAPSTVYIASPEGDTGKSTVALGVLQMLCATTARVGVFRPITRSTTEPDYILELLLEHSTADIDYAQAIGVTYEQVHADPDAAISEIVMRFHEVAKVCDAVVVVGSDYTDVASPSELRFNARIAVNLGAGMLLVVRGSGRTPAEVKHLAELCANELALEHAQLVAIVANRCDPEQLDEVRSALGGFAVPSWTLPEVPLLISPTMAELCSAIDGEMYSGDQELLQREALKIMVGGMTAEHILERLTDGVVVIAPGDRSDVLLSVVNAHEAEGFPSLSGIIMNGGMLPHPAVARLMTGLKPKLPILTTELGTYDTASAAYRTRGRMSAGSPRKVDTALALMEEHVDAAELLRRIEVPITNVVTPQMFEYQLIERARGDRKRIVLPEGDDDRILRAAGRVLQRKIADLVILGDEQSVRARAAELGVDISAAQVLDPRTSGHLDEFAKEYTELRKHKGMTVERARETMSDISYFGTMMVYKGIADGMVSGAAHTTAHTIRPSFEIIKTVPGVSTVSSVFLMCLADRVLAYGDCAVVPDPSSEQLADIAISSAGTAARFGIDPRIAMLSYSTGESGSGADVDKVRVATKLVRERAPQLPVEGPIQYDAAIEPTVATTKLPDSEVAGRATVFVFPDLNTGNNTYKAVQRSAGAIAIGPVLQGLRKPVNDLSRGALVADIVNTVAITAIQAQGD from the coding sequence ATGGCCGATCACGCTCCATCCACCGTGTACATCGCCTCGCCGGAGGGGGACACCGGGAAGTCGACGGTGGCCCTCGGGGTGTTGCAGATGCTGTGCGCGACCACCGCGCGGGTCGGGGTGTTCCGGCCGATCACGCGGTCGACCACCGAACCGGACTACATCCTGGAGCTGCTGCTCGAGCACAGCACCGCCGATATCGACTACGCGCAGGCGATCGGTGTCACCTACGAGCAGGTGCACGCCGACCCGGACGCCGCGATCAGCGAGATCGTGATGCGCTTCCACGAGGTGGCGAAGGTCTGCGACGCGGTGGTGGTGGTCGGCAGCGACTACACCGACGTGGCCAGTCCCAGCGAGCTGCGCTTCAACGCGCGGATCGCGGTGAACCTCGGCGCGGGCATGCTGCTGGTGGTGCGCGGCTCGGGCCGCACACCCGCCGAGGTGAAGCATCTGGCCGAGCTGTGCGCCAACGAGCTGGCCCTGGAGCACGCGCAACTGGTCGCGATCGTGGCCAATCGCTGCGATCCGGAGCAACTCGATGAAGTGCGTTCCGCGCTGGGCGGTTTCGCGGTGCCCTCGTGGACGCTGCCCGAGGTGCCGCTGCTGATCTCGCCGACGATGGCCGAGCTGTGTAGCGCCATCGACGGCGAAATGTACAGCGGCGACCAGGAATTGCTGCAGCGAGAGGCGTTGAAGATCATGGTCGGCGGCATGACCGCCGAACACATCCTGGAGCGGCTCACCGACGGTGTGGTGGTGATCGCGCCCGGCGATCGCTCCGACGTGCTGCTCAGTGTCGTGAACGCGCATGAGGCGGAAGGCTTTCCGTCCCTGTCGGGCATCATCATGAACGGCGGCATGCTGCCTCATCCCGCGGTGGCCCGGCTGATGACCGGCCTGAAGCCGAAGCTGCCGATCCTCACCACCGAACTCGGCACCTACGACACCGCCAGCGCGGCCTACCGCACCCGCGGCCGGATGTCGGCGGGCAGTCCGCGCAAGGTGGACACCGCGCTCGCGCTGATGGAGGAGCATGTCGACGCCGCGGAGTTGTTGCGGCGCATCGAGGTTCCGATCACCAACGTGGTGACCCCGCAGATGTTCGAATACCAGCTCATCGAGCGAGCCCGCGGCGACCGCAAGCGGATCGTGCTGCCCGAGGGCGACGACGACCGCATTCTGCGTGCGGCGGGCCGGGTGCTGCAGCGCAAGATCGCCGATCTGGTCATTCTCGGTGACGAGCAGTCGGTCCGGGCGCGCGCCGCGGAACTGGGCGTGGACATCTCGGCCGCGCAGGTGCTCGATCCGCGTACCTCCGGGCACCTGGACGAGTTCGCCAAGGAATACACCGAATTGCGCAAGCACAAGGGCATGACGGTCGAGCGGGCGCGCGAAACCATGTCCGACATCTCGTATTTCGGCACCATGATGGTTTACAAGGGGATCGCCGACGGCATGGTCTCCGGCGCCGCGCACACCACGGCGCACACCATCCGGCCCTCGTTCGAGATCATCAAGACCGTGCCCGGGGTGTCCACGGTGTCGAGCGTGTTCCTGATGTGCCTGGCCGATCGGGTCCTCGCCTACGGCGACTGCGCGGTGGTACCGGACCCGTCCTCGGAGCAGCTGGCCGATATCGCGATCTCCTCGGCGGGCACGGCGGCCCGGTTCGGCATCGACCCGCGGATCGCGATGCTGTCCTATTCGACCGGTGAGTCCGGCAGCGGCGCCGACGTGGACAAGGTGCGGGTGGCCACCAAACTGGTCCGCGAGCGCGCGCCGCAGTTGCCGGTGGAGGGGCCGATCCAGTACGACGCCGCGATCGAGCCGACGGTCGCCACCACCAAACTGCCGGACTCCGAGGTGGCCGGGCGCGCAACGGTGTTCGTGTTTCCCGACCTCAATACCGGTAACAACACCTATAAGGCGGTGCAGCGCAGCGCGGGCGCCATCGCGATCGGCCCGGTACTGCAGGGCCTGCGCAAGCCGGTCAACGACCTGTCCCGCGGCGCACTGGTCGCCGACATCGTCAACACGGTGGCGATCACCGCGATCCAGGCGCAAGGGGACTGA
- a CDS encoding nitroreductase/quinone reductase family protein translates to MVEQFPHREWGSRDSGLSRVASKFAATKPGSWCVRKLTPLDRAILERTDAKYTVLGPIGAPVILLTTIGRKSGAPRTQPLLYVHDGDVLYVIGSNFGQQHHPAWTANLLATPTATVAIAGERIPVTATPVVDPAEKDAIFRRFVDVAAAYAAYRDRTTRDLRIFALRRA, encoded by the coding sequence ATGGTTGAGCAGTTCCCGCATCGGGAGTGGGGTTCGCGGGACAGCGGACTGTCCCGGGTAGCAAGCAAATTCGCCGCGACCAAACCGGGTTCCTGGTGCGTCCGCAAGCTCACTCCGCTGGACCGCGCGATACTCGAACGCACCGACGCCAAGTACACCGTGCTCGGCCCGATCGGTGCACCGGTGATCCTGCTGACCACCATCGGCCGCAAGTCCGGCGCGCCACGCACTCAGCCGCTGCTCTACGTGCACGACGGCGACGTGCTCTATGTGATCGGCAGCAACTTCGGCCAGCAGCACCACCCCGCCTGGACCGCGAACCTGCTGGCCACCCCCACCGCGACGGTCGCCATCGCCGGCGAACGCATCCCTGTCACCGCAACCCCCGTCGTCGACCCCGCCGAGAAGGACGCCATCTTCCGCCGCTTCGTCGACGTAGCCGCCGCCTACGCCGCCTACCGCGACCGCACCACCCGCGACCTCCGCATTTTCGCCCTCCGCCGGGCGTAG
- the fgd gene encoding glucose-6-phosphate dehydrogenase (coenzyme-F420), translated as MGELKLGYKASAEQFGPRELVEIAVLAEEHGLDSASVSDHFQPWRHKGGHAPFSLAWMAAVGERTKRIQLGTSVLTPTFRYNPAVIAQAFATMGCLYPERVMLGVGTGEALNEIATGYKGDWPDFKERFARLREAVELMRALWTGDRVDFQGEYYNTVGASIYDVPKGGIPVYVAAGGPLVARYAGRAGDGFICTSGKGMDLYTDKLMPAVAEGAAKAGRTVDDIDRMIEIKISYDTDPELALENTRFWAPLSLTPEQKHSITDPIEMEAAADALPIEQIAKRWIVASDPDQAVDLIKPYLDAGLNHLVFHAPGHDQRRFLDLFQRDLAPRLRALA; from the coding sequence ATGGGTGAACTCAAGCTCGGATACAAAGCCTCGGCAGAACAGTTCGGACCACGGGAACTGGTGGAGATCGCGGTACTCGCCGAGGAGCACGGCCTCGACAGTGCCTCGGTGAGCGACCATTTCCAGCCGTGGCGGCACAAGGGCGGCCACGCGCCGTTCTCGCTGGCCTGGATGGCCGCGGTCGGCGAGCGTACGAAGCGGATCCAGCTCGGCACCTCGGTGCTCACCCCCACCTTCCGCTACAACCCGGCGGTGATCGCGCAGGCCTTCGCGACCATGGGCTGCCTCTACCCCGAGCGGGTCATGCTCGGCGTCGGCACCGGCGAGGCGCTCAACGAGATCGCCACCGGCTACAAGGGTGACTGGCCGGACTTCAAGGAACGTTTCGCGCGCCTGCGCGAAGCCGTCGAACTCATGCGCGCGCTGTGGACCGGCGACCGCGTCGACTTCCAGGGCGAGTACTACAACACCGTCGGCGCGTCCATCTACGACGTGCCGAAGGGCGGCATCCCCGTCTACGTCGCGGCGGGCGGCCCGCTGGTGGCCCGGTACGCGGGTCGCGCCGGTGACGGTTTCATCTGTACCTCCGGCAAGGGTATGGACCTCTACACCGACAAGCTCATGCCCGCCGTCGCGGAGGGCGCCGCCAAGGCAGGCCGCACCGTCGACGACATCGATCGGATGATCGAGATCAAGATCTCCTACGACACCGATCCCGAACTGGCGCTGGAGAACACCCGCTTCTGGGCGCCGCTCAGCCTCACCCCCGAACAGAAGCACAGCATCACCGACCCGATCGAGATGGAGGCCGCCGCCGACGCCCTCCCGATCGAGCAGATCGCCAAGCGCTGGATCGTCGCCAGCGACCCCGACCAGGCCGTCGACCTGATCAAGCCCTACCTCGACGCGGGCCTCAACCACCTGGTCTTCCACGCCCCCGGCCACGACCAGCGCCGCTTCCTCGACCTGTTCCAGCGCGACCTGGCGCCGCGCCTGCGCGCTCTCGCCTAG
- a CDS encoding HAD-IIA family hydrolase, whose product MDGVLVHEDQLVPGADEFLAELRANETPFLVLTNNSIRTPRDLQARLRQTGLDIPEESIWTSALATATFLNEQRPNGTAYVVGESGLTTALHEIGYVLTEIEPDYVVLGETRNYSFEAITTAIRLVERGASFIATNPDPTGPSRDGSLPATGSVAALITRATGRDPYYIGKPNPLMMRSALRRLGAHSQSYYDEQRRYADLAAIYGRNDTPETPTEPVRPVAPETVAELGRTERKLTSVRSETPTRHRSGGHPTTFDRKAS is encoded by the coding sequence ATGGACGGTGTCCTGGTGCACGAGGACCAGCTGGTGCCCGGCGCCGACGAGTTCCTCGCCGAGCTGCGCGCCAACGAGACCCCGTTCCTGGTGCTGACCAACAACTCCATTCGCACGCCGCGTGACCTGCAGGCCAGGCTGCGCCAGACCGGGCTCGACATCCCGGAGGAATCGATCTGGACCTCGGCGCTGGCCACCGCGACGTTCCTGAACGAGCAGCGCCCGAACGGCACCGCGTACGTGGTCGGCGAATCCGGTCTCACCACCGCGCTGCACGAGATCGGGTACGTGCTCACCGAGATCGAGCCCGACTATGTGGTGCTCGGCGAGACCCGCAACTACTCGTTCGAGGCGATCACCACCGCCATCCGGTTGGTCGAGCGCGGCGCGAGCTTCATCGCGACCAACCCGGACCCGACCGGTCCGTCGCGGGACGGCTCGCTGCCCGCGACCGGTTCGGTGGCCGCGTTGATCACCCGCGCCACCGGTCGCGACCCGTACTACATCGGCAAACCCAATCCGCTGATGATGCGCTCGGCGCTGCGCAGGCTGGGCGCGCACTCGCAGTCCTACTATGACGAGCAGCGGCGCTACGCCGATCTCGCCGCGATCTACGGGCGCAACGACACACCGGAAACCCCCACCGAACCGGTCCGCCCGGTCGCGCCGGAAACCGTCGCCGAACTGGGACGCACCGAGCGGAAGCTGACCTCGGTCCGGTCCGAGACCCCCACCCGGCACCGGAGCGGTGGGCACCCGACCACCTTCGACAGGAAGGCCAGTTGA
- a CDS encoding methylated-DNA--[protein]-cysteine S-methyltransferase, with protein MSDPRCLSAEATLFDTAIGICAIAWSGTAVIRFQLPEASPAATRARITRRRAGLPDDEVREETPTGVIAEAVAGVRAHLAGELDDLRWIPVDLSGIPEFNRAVLEVTRAIDPGRTLTYGQVAHRIGQPGGAQAVGQALGRNPIPLIIPCHRVLAADNALTGFSAPGGVSTKQHLLEIERTPGFGEPTLF; from the coding sequence ATGAGCGACCCGCGTTGCCTGTCCGCCGAGGCAACCCTCTTCGACACCGCGATCGGCATCTGCGCCATCGCCTGGAGCGGTACGGCCGTGATCCGGTTCCAGCTCCCCGAAGCAAGCCCGGCCGCGACCCGTGCGCGCATCACGCGCCGCCGCGCCGGCCTGCCGGACGACGAGGTCCGCGAAGAGACCCCCACCGGCGTGATCGCCGAAGCCGTCGCGGGCGTGCGCGCCCACCTCGCCGGCGAACTCGACGACCTGCGCTGGATTCCGGTGGACCTCAGCGGGATTCCCGAGTTCAACCGGGCCGTGCTCGAGGTCACCCGCGCCATCGACCCCGGGCGCACCCTCACCTACGGGCAGGTCGCGCACCGCATCGGGCAGCCCGGTGGCGCGCAGGCCGTCGGACAAGCCTTGGGCCGCAACCCGATTCCCCTCATCATCCCGTGCCACCGGGTGCTCGCCGCGGACAACGCGCTCACCGGGTTCTCCGCCCCCGGCGGCGTCAGCACCAAACAGCATCTGCTGGAAATCGAACGCACCCCGGGCTTCGGCGAGCCGACGCTGTTCTGA
- a CDS encoding alpha/beta fold hydrolase — protein sequence MQTVTSADGTVLAYDRLDGVAGTVILVGGAFGYRKFPKMVALAETLHKQYGLTVLNYDRRGRGDSTDQAAGYDVRHEIDDLAALVAVAGGSAMLFGWSSGAGLALRAAGSGQIPGITKVVAFEPPFVVDHENFVPAADLETTLHELIAADKRSETVRFYMTKAMGIPRGFVALMRWTPFWRDLRATAHSTAYDWAVMREFMRGEPLRTEDWSGVKAQTLVIAGAKSDALLRTGARAIAAVLPDAEFTEIPGLSHNPNIRLLAPPAGEFLTTA from the coding sequence GTGCAGACAGTGACCTCCGCCGACGGCACCGTGCTCGCCTACGACCGGCTCGACGGCGTCGCCGGAACCGTGATCCTGGTCGGCGGCGCGTTCGGCTACCGGAAGTTCCCCAAGATGGTGGCGCTGGCCGAGACGCTGCACAAGCAGTACGGGTTGACCGTCCTGAACTACGACCGGCGCGGTCGCGGCGACAGCACCGACCAGGCCGCCGGGTACGACGTCCGGCACGAGATCGACGACCTCGCCGCGCTGGTGGCCGTCGCGGGCGGGTCGGCCATGCTGTTCGGCTGGTCCTCCGGGGCGGGGCTGGCGTTGCGGGCCGCGGGGTCCGGACAGATCCCGGGGATCACCAAGGTCGTCGCCTTCGAGCCGCCGTTCGTGGTCGATCACGAGAACTTCGTGCCCGCCGCCGACCTCGAGACCACCCTGCACGAATTGATCGCCGCCGATAAGCGGTCCGAGACGGTGCGCTTCTACATGACCAAGGCGATGGGCATTCCGCGCGGCTTCGTCGCCCTCATGCGCTGGACCCCGTTCTGGCGCGACCTGCGCGCCACCGCCCACTCGACCGCCTACGACTGGGCCGTCATGCGTGAGTTCATGCGCGGCGAGCCACTGCGCACCGAGGACTGGTCCGGCGTCAAAGCCCAGACCCTGGTCATCGCGGGCGCGAAAAGCGATGCGCTGCTCCGCACCGGCGCCCGCGCCATCGCCGCCGTCCTCCCCGACGCCGAGTTCACCGAGATCCCCGGTCTCAGCCACAACCCCAACATCCGCCTGCTCGCCCCACCCGCAGGCGAATTCCTCACCACGGCATAG